A genomic segment from Bacteroidota bacterium encodes:
- a CDS encoding MerR family transcriptional regulator: MPYKEIETVKLYYTMGEVAKMFDVNPSLIRFWEKEFDSIQPKKNKKGNRLFTAQDLDSFKQIYTLVKQKGFTLQGAKATLKKNSDEQIQQEKEVLLTKLESVKLKLLELQKHC; encoded by the coding sequence ATGCCATACAAAGAAATTGAAACGGTGAAATTATATTACACCATGGGCGAAGTGGCTAAAATGTTTGATGTTAATCCATCATTGATTCGATTTTGGGAAAAAGAATTCGATAGCATTCAACCCAAAAAAAACAAAAAAGGCAATCGATTATTTACCGCACAGGATCTGGATAGTTTTAAACAGATTTATACCTTGGTGAAACAAAAGGGATTTACCTTACAAGGTGCAAAAGCTACTTTGAAAAAAAATTCTGACGAACAAATTCAACAGGAAAAAGAAGTTTTATTAACCAAACTTGAATCTGTTAAGCTCAAATTACTTGAACTGCAAAAGCACTGTTAA
- a CDS encoding GAF domain-containing protein, with amino-acid sequence MNAVLNSRFGDIVEDELNASSSKSTIPQTTNYSLDYLTILKSTQALNSEILLDKLLHKLLSFAMENAGAKYGAFLMKRDKTFETKLEMTSTVNANQIKYEAKVEAPFQSLPSSIINYVKQSGSSLVLDEAVSNAPYSSDPLVIANREQSILCIPVIHKSETIGIIYLSNSITKAAFSTERIELIKMISGQIGVSIENALLYSNLENLVQERTLQLKDEKEKSDKLLLNILPSEIAQELKVNGFAQPRKYKQVTVMFCDIKGFSTRAENMTAEALVQELDYYFKQLDEIIAKYGLEKIKTIGDAYMCAGGVPIPSNDNYLKVIQAAIEIKKWIQTETEKAKLIHLEFPQLRIGIHTGSLVAGIVGKSKFAYDIWGDTVNIASRMEQHGEAGEINISEETYNLISTKYDCEYRGEIQAKNKGNLKMYFVKNELELPN; translated from the coding sequence ATGAACGCAGTTTTAAATAGCAGATTTGGCGATATTGTTGAAGACGAACTAAACGCCTCTTCATCAAAATCTACCATACCACAAACAACTAATTACTCACTTGACTACCTAACAATTTTAAAATCAACTCAAGCTTTAAATTCTGAAATTTTATTGGATAAATTACTGCATAAGCTACTGTCATTTGCCATGGAAAATGCAGGTGCTAAGTATGGTGCTTTCTTAATGAAAAGAGATAAAACTTTTGAAACTAAGTTGGAAATGACTTCTACTGTTAATGCAAATCAAATAAAGTATGAGGCCAAAGTCGAAGCACCATTTCAGTCACTCCCTTCGTCTATCATTAATTATGTGAAACAATCAGGTAGTTCCTTGGTGCTCGATGAAGCAGTTAGCAATGCACCCTATTCATCAGACCCACTAGTTATAGCGAATAGGGAGCAGTCTATTTTGTGCATTCCGGTTATTCATAAATCAGAGACAATAGGAATAATTTACCTGTCAAATTCAATTACAAAGGCCGCATTTTCGACCGAACGAATTGAGTTAATAAAAATGATTTCAGGTCAAATCGGAGTATCTATTGAAAATGCGCTTTTGTATAGCAACCTCGAGAATCTCGTGCAAGAGCGAACTTTGCAATTAAAGGATGAGAAAGAAAAATCCGATAAATTATTGCTCAATATTTTGCCATCTGAAATAGCACAAGAGTTAAAAGTAAATGGTTTTGCTCAACCAAGAAAATACAAACAAGTTACAGTTATGTTCTGTGATATCAAAGGCTTTTCAACACGCGCTGAAAATATGACGGCAGAAGCCTTGGTGCAGGAATTAGATTATTACTTCAAACAATTGGATGAAATAATTGCAAAGTATGGACTTGAAAAAATCAAAACGATAGGTGATGCATACATGTGTGCCGGTGGTGTTCCAATCCCTAGTAACGACAATTATTTAAAAGTAATACAGGCTGCGATTGAAATTAAAAAATGGATTCAAACCGAAACAGAAAAAGCTAAATTAATTCATTTAGAATTCCCACAACTAAGAATAGGTATACACACTGGTTCATTGGTAGCCGGTATAGTTGGAAAATCAAAGTTCGCATATGATATTTGGGGCGACACCGTTAATATTGCTTCTCGCATGGAACAGCATGGTGAAGCAGGTGAAATTAATATTAGTGAAGAAACCTATAACCTTATAAGTACAAAATATGATTGTGAATATAGAGGTGAAATTCAAGCAAAAAATAAAGGAAATTTAAAGATGTATTTTGTAAAAAATGAACTAGAACTTCCTAATTAA
- a CDS encoding M23 family metallopeptidase has protein sequence MSKVKFYFNTKSLKYERVQLKLWDRLKRFLSYVASGLVFATVTIWIAYTYFDSPKEKQLKREIVQLRDQYDYLNEKMSQMNVVLEDIQNRDDNIYRVIFEAEPIPDNIRKAGFGGVDRYRQLEGYSNSDLLIETTKKFDQLAKRMYIQSKSFDDVANLAKNKAVLLASIPAIQPIANKDLRRMASGYGFRTHPIYKTEHFHSGIDFSANVGTEIYATGDGVVERADDLAQGYGNHVVINHGYGYETLYGHMSKIIARVGQRVKRGDIIGLVGSTGMSTAPHLHYEVIKNQNKINPINFFFNDLSADEYAQMLDLSSKSNQSFD, from the coding sequence ATGAGTAAGGTTAAATTTTATTTCAACACTAAATCACTGAAGTACGAAAGAGTTCAGCTAAAACTGTGGGACAGGCTGAAACGATTTTTGTCGTATGTGGCTTCAGGATTGGTGTTTGCAACCGTTACCATTTGGATTGCCTATACTTATTTTGACTCACCAAAGGAAAAGCAATTAAAGCGCGAAATTGTTCAATTGCGCGATCAATACGATTATTTGAATGAGAAGATGTCGCAAATGAATGTGGTGTTAGAAGATATACAAAACAGGGATGATAATATTTACCGCGTAATTTTTGAAGCAGAACCAATTCCAGACAATATACGCAAAGCCGGTTTTGGAGGAGTTGATCGTTACCGGCAATTGGAAGGTTATAGTAATTCCGACTTGCTTATTGAAACTACTAAGAAGTTTGACCAGCTTGCTAAGCGCATGTACATTCAGTCTAAATCATTTGATGATGTTGCTAATTTAGCGAAAAATAAAGCGGTTCTATTAGCTTCCATTCCTGCTATACAACCAATTGCTAATAAGGACTTAAGACGAATGGCTAGCGGATATGGTTTTAGAACACATCCAATTTATAAAACCGAACATTTTCATTCAGGAATTGATTTTAGTGCTAACGTAGGTACAGAAATTTATGCAACAGGTGATGGAGTTGTTGAACGCGCAGACGATTTGGCTCAGGGATACGGAAATCACGTTGTGATTAATCATGGTTACGGATACGAAACACTCTATGGCCACATGAGTAAAATTATTGCGCGCGTCGGACAACGTGTTAAACGAGGCGACATTATTGGATTGGTTGGTAGTACAGGGATGAGCACAGCTCCTCACTTACATTATGAAGTAATTAAGAACCAAAATAAAATTAATCCGATTAACTTTTTCTTCAACGATTTAAGTGCTGACGAATATGCACAGATGCTCGATTTATCAAGCAAATCGAATCAATCATTTGACTAA
- the rfaD gene encoding ADP-glyceromanno-heptose 6-epimerase, with translation MIVVTGAAGFIGSCMVSKLNAIGKNALLLVDDFSPLEKTPNLKGKKFSQQIDRSDFIDWFKQHAAEVTFVYHLGARTDTTEFNVEIFNKLNLNYSKSIWEICIEHDIPLVYASSAATYGLGEWGYSDNHELIEKLKPLNPYGDSKNDFDKWVLKQTKFPPFWAGLKFFNVYGPNEFHKARMASVIFHAFNQISEHGSMKLFRSHKPEYKDGEQLRDFVYVKDVIDVCYFLQLNQPVSGIYNLGSGKARTFLDLTRATFDAMSKQVNITFIDTPLDIRESYQYFTEASMQKLRDAGYTAPFYSLEAGVKEYVQNYLLPHSYY, from the coding sequence ATGATAGTAGTAACCGGTGCCGCAGGATTTATAGGTAGTTGCATGGTGAGCAAACTGAATGCAATAGGCAAAAATGCTTTGTTGCTAGTGGATGATTTTTCACCGCTCGAAAAAACACCAAATCTTAAAGGCAAAAAATTTAGCCAACAAATTGACCGTTCCGATTTTATAGATTGGTTCAAACAGCATGCTGCAGAAGTCACCTTTGTTTATCATCTTGGAGCACGCACGGATACTACTGAGTTTAATGTTGAAATTTTCAATAAATTAAATTTAAATTACTCTAAATCCATTTGGGAAATTTGCATTGAACATGACATTCCTTTGGTTTACGCTTCATCAGCGGCTACTTATGGTTTAGGCGAATGGGGCTATTCCGACAATCATGAATTAATTGAAAAACTTAAACCACTTAATCCATACGGTGATTCGAAAAACGATTTTGATAAATGGGTACTAAAACAAACTAAATTTCCTCCTTTTTGGGCCGGTTTAAAGTTTTTTAATGTGTATGGTCCAAATGAATTTCATAAAGCACGCATGGCTTCTGTAATATTTCATGCATTTAACCAGATTTCTGAACATGGAAGTATGAAATTGTTTCGCTCACACAAGCCTGAATATAAAGATGGAGAGCAGCTCAGAGACTTTGTATATGTGAAGGACGTAATTGATGTATGCTATTTTTTACAGTTAAACCAACCTGTTTCGGGCATTTATAATTTAGGATCAGGAAAGGCTCGCACGTTTTTAGATTTAACCCGTGCAACTTTTGATGCAATGTCGAAACAAGTTAACATCACATTTATAGATACTCCTCTTGACATTCGAGAAAGCTATCAATATTTTACAGAAGCTAGTATGCAAAAATTAAGAGATGCTGGTTATACCGCACCTTTTTATTCGCTCGAAGCCGGGGTTAAGGAATATGTTCAAAATTATTTATTGCCCCACTCCTATTATTAA
- the mqnB gene encoding futalosine hydrolase: MHILLVSATKKEIAPLIQQMRLEQQLINSRLYRYSYLNHSVDLLITGVGMMATSFWLGKIVSNGNYDFAINCGVAGSFSHELMLGEVVNVTEDYLLECGAESSSGFITLPALNLLDESDFPHTALGIKSTYSFENPVLTSLKKVNGITVNTVHGTESSIEKDKLHYRSVHGKEVITESMEGAAFLYACIHEKIPCVQLRGISNYVEERNTDKWELTKAIDSVTTKVAELMNSYADEN; encoded by the coding sequence ATGCATATACTACTGGTTAGCGCAACCAAAAAAGAAATTGCTCCCTTGATTCAACAGATGCGACTTGAGCAGCAATTAATCAATTCGAGATTATACCGTTATTCCTACTTAAATCATTCAGTTGATTTATTAATAACCGGAGTTGGTATGATGGCTACTTCCTTTTGGTTGGGAAAAATTGTATCGAATGGGAATTATGATTTTGCAATAAATTGTGGAGTTGCCGGAAGCTTTAGCCATGAATTAATGCTGGGCGAAGTCGTAAATGTAACAGAGGATTATTTACTTGAATGTGGAGCAGAATCGAGTTCTGGATTTATTACCTTGCCTGCCTTGAATTTGCTTGACGAGAGTGACTTTCCGCATACTGCACTTGGAATTAAAAGCACCTATAGTTTTGAAAATCCTGTTTTAACTTCCTTAAAAAAAGTGAATGGAATTACTGTTAATACTGTTCATGGAACTGAATCATCCATTGAAAAGGACAAGTTGCATTACCGTTCTGTTCATGGAAAAGAAGTGATTACTGAAAGTATGGAAGGTGCTGCATTTCTATATGCTTGTATTCACGAAAAAATTCCATGTGTACAATTGCGTGGAATCTCAAATTATGTTGAGGAACGAAATACTGATAAATGGGAATTAACTAAGGCAATTGATTCAGTTACTACTAAAGTTGCCGAGTTGATGAATTCTTACGCCGACGAAAATTAA
- a CDS encoding 6-carboxytetrahydropterin synthase produces the protein MVYITRKEHFNAAHKLWNEQWSQEKNFEIFGKCANPNWHGHNYTLLVTVKGLPNTETGFVVDLKALSKLIKEAVIDPLDHKNMNLDVAFMTGKMASTEILTVEIWKQLKHPIDALG, from the coding sequence ATGGTATACATAACACGTAAGGAACATTTTAATGCAGCTCATAAATTATGGAATGAGCAATGGTCACAAGAAAAGAATTTTGAAATATTCGGCAAATGTGCCAATCCCAACTGGCATGGTCATAATTATACCTTGTTAGTAACCGTTAAAGGTCTACCCAATACGGAAACAGGATTTGTTGTTGATTTAAAAGCGCTGAGCAAATTAATAAAAGAAGCAGTTATAGATCCTCTTGATCATAAAAATATGAACCTAGATGTAGCATTTATGACAGGTAAAATGGCTTCAACCGAAATTTTGACAGTTGAAATTTGGAAGCAGTTAAAGCATCCTATTGATGCATTAGGCTGA
- the folE gene encoding GTP cyclohydrolase I FolE, producing MGGYTKSEHYNEAITTKLASSYKLVLAELGENPMREGLLKTPERVAKAMQYLTQGYDQNPAEILRSAMFAEPYDQMVLVKDIEVYSMCEHHLLPFFGKAHIAYIPSGHIVGLSKLPRVVDAFSRRLQVQERLTTEIRDCIQETLKPKGVAVVIECSHLCMQMRGIQKQNSITTTSAFTGEFLLDTTRSEFMKLITSTLK from the coding sequence ATGGGTGGATATACAAAATCAGAACATTACAATGAAGCAATAACCACAAAGCTGGCATCTAGTTATAAATTGGTTTTAGCTGAACTTGGTGAAAATCCAATGCGGGAAGGACTTTTAAAAACTCCTGAACGTGTTGCCAAAGCAATGCAATATTTAACGCAAGGCTATGATCAAAATCCTGCAGAAATACTACGCTCTGCAATGTTTGCAGAACCTTATGACCAGATGGTATTGGTAAAAGATATTGAAGTATACAGTATGTGTGAACATCACTTGCTCCCGTTTTTTGGAAAAGCGCATATCGCCTATATTCCAAGCGGACATATAGTAGGTTTAAGCAAATTGCCTCGTGTAGTAGATGCTTTTTCGCGACGACTTCAGGTGCAGGAAAGACTTACAACCGAAATACGGGATTGTATTCAAGAGACATTGAAACCAAAAGGAGTTGCAGTTGTAATAGAATGTTCGCACCTTTGTATGCAAATGCGCGGTATACAAAAGCAAAATTCAATTACAACAACCTCTGCTTTTACAGGTGAATTTTTACTCGATACTACGCGTTCAGAGTTCATGAAATTAATTACATCAACTTTAAAATAA
- the alaS gene encoding alanine--tRNA ligase, producing the protein MNSTQIRTTFLEFFKSKGHEIVPSAPMVVKNDPTLMFTNSGMAPFKDLFLGNAPIKYPRIADTQKCLRVSGKHNDLEEVGVDTYHHTMFEMLGNWSFGDYFKKEAIAWAWELLHDVYKIDADRMYVTVFEGNAEEKLAFDQEAYDCWKKHVPEERILRGNKKDNFWEMGDTGPCGPCTEIHIDLRDDAERKKIDGKTLVNNDHPQVVEIWNNVFMEFERKADGSLVKLPKQHVDTGMGFERLCMALQGKKSNYDTDVFQPLIQFLVRESGKKYGIDESTDIALRVIADHIRTIAFAIADGQLPSNNKAGYVIRRILRRAVRYGYTFLSFQEPFMYSMVEVLVAQMGATFPEIIKQQSLIERVIKEEEASFLKTLGNGITRFENYCKSNSSAIIDGNFAFELFDTYGFPIDLTQLLAREKKRSIQMEEFNSCMQQQKQRSRAAAAVDTEDWVFVSSESAPQIQLPEEVFVGYEFEEIQTELLQYRKVKAKGKEQFQLVLSKTPFYAESGGQVGDTGILEIEGESIEITDTKKENGIIIHFASKLPQHPEGEVRAKINLAKRKLTENNHSATHLMHAALRQILGTHVEQKGSLVNADYLRFDFSHFSKVSAEEIAAIEKLVNQKIRENIAQRTQVLPINEAKKLGAMALFGEKYGDQVRVVTFDPSYSVELCGGTHVAATGQIGLFKIISESAVAAGVRRIEAITASKAETFFTDQNNLLQEVKTLLNNPKDVVKSVHQLLDENAELTKKIEGLLREKAALIKIDLIAKIKLVNGIHFIAEKIELNSAEAIKDLAFELQKTTPNIVAGIGANVGGKATLTLIISENLVKEKGLNASNIIREIAKEIKGGGGGQPHFATAGGTDSSGIENALAKISQFIN; encoded by the coding sequence ATGAACTCAACTCAAATCAGAACTACTTTTTTAGAATTTTTTAAATCAAAAGGACATGAAATAGTGCCTAGTGCACCCATGGTTGTTAAAAATGATCCCACGCTAATGTTTACAAATAGCGGTATGGCCCCATTTAAAGATTTGTTTTTAGGAAATGCTCCCATTAAGTATCCCCGCATCGCCGATACCCAAAAATGTTTGCGAGTTAGTGGAAAACACAATGATTTGGAAGAAGTAGGTGTTGATACTTATCATCACACCATGTTTGAAATGTTGGGTAATTGGAGCTTTGGCGATTATTTTAAAAAAGAAGCCATTGCATGGGCATGGGAATTACTTCACGACGTTTATAAAATTGATGCGGATAGAATGTATGTTACCGTGTTTGAAGGAAATGCCGAAGAGAAGCTAGCTTTTGATCAGGAAGCTTATGATTGCTGGAAAAAACATGTGCCAGAAGAACGCATACTGCGCGGAAATAAAAAAGATAACTTTTGGGAAATGGGCGATACCGGACCTTGTGGACCTTGTACCGAAATTCACATTGATTTACGCGATGATGCTGAGCGCAAAAAAATTGATGGTAAAACCTTAGTGAATAATGATCATCCACAAGTTGTTGAAATTTGGAACAACGTATTTATGGAGTTTGAACGCAAGGCTGATGGAAGTCTGGTTAAACTTCCGAAACAACATGTTGATACCGGAATGGGTTTTGAACGTTTGTGCATGGCTTTGCAAGGAAAAAAATCGAATTATGATACCGATGTTTTTCAACCGCTGATACAATTTCTGGTACGTGAATCTGGTAAAAAATATGGTATTGATGAGTCAACCGACATTGCCTTACGTGTGATTGCCGATCACATACGAACCATTGCTTTTGCTATTGCAGATGGACAATTGCCCAGTAACAACAAAGCCGGTTATGTAATACGCAGAATCTTGCGTCGAGCAGTTCGCTATGGCTATACATTTTTATCGTTTCAGGAACCTTTTATGTACTCGATGGTAGAAGTATTGGTTGCGCAAATGGGAGCAACATTTCCAGAAATAATTAAGCAGCAATCATTGATTGAGCGTGTTATTAAGGAGGAAGAAGCTTCCTTTTTAAAAACGTTAGGAAATGGAATTACTCGTTTTGAAAATTATTGTAAATCAAATTCATCAGCAATAATTGATGGAAATTTTGCCTTTGAATTATTCGACACTTACGGGTTTCCAATTGATTTAACGCAATTACTGGCACGTGAAAAGAAACGCAGTATTCAAATGGAAGAGTTTAACTCTTGTATGCAGCAACAAAAACAACGTTCGCGCGCTGCAGCAGCTGTTGATACTGAAGATTGGGTATTTGTATCCTCCGAAAGTGCGCCTCAAATTCAATTGCCGGAAGAAGTTTTTGTGGGTTATGAATTCGAAGAAATTCAAACTGAATTATTACAGTATCGTAAAGTAAAGGCAAAAGGAAAAGAACAATTTCAATTGGTGTTAAGTAAAACTCCTTTTTATGCCGAAAGTGGAGGCCAAGTGGGCGATACGGGCATTTTAGAAATTGAAGGAGAATCGATAGAAATTACTGACACAAAAAAGGAGAACGGGATAATCATTCATTTTGCCTCAAAATTGCCACAACATCCTGAAGGGGAAGTGCGCGCAAAAATTAATCTGGCCAAACGTAAATTAACTGAAAACAATCATAGTGCGACCCATTTAATGCATGCAGCACTGCGTCAAATTTTAGGAACACATGTTGAACAAAAAGGCTCACTTGTAAATGCCGATTATTTACGATTCGACTTTTCGCATTTTTCGAAAGTATCGGCAGAAGAAATTGCAGCGATTGAAAAGCTTGTAAATCAAAAAATCCGTGAAAACATTGCTCAGCGTACACAAGTACTTCCAATTAATGAAGCGAAGAAGTTGGGTGCCATGGCTTTGTTTGGAGAAAAATATGGTGATCAAGTACGTGTGGTAACTTTTGACCCTAGTTATTCCGTTGAGCTTTGCGGAGGTACACATGTTGCTGCTACCGGGCAAATTGGATTGTTTAAAATTATTTCTGAAAGCGCTGTTGCTGCCGGTGTGCGTAGAATTGAAGCAATCACAGCTTCAAAAGCAGAAACTTTTTTCACGGATCAAAATAACTTACTTCAAGAAGTAAAAACCTTGCTGAACAATCCTAAAGATGTTGTAAAAAGTGTACATCAACTATTGGATGAAAACGCTGAATTGACAAAAAAAATTGAAGGCTTGTTGCGAGAAAAAGCAGCCCTCATTAAGATTGATTTGATTGCAAAAATAAAATTGGTCAACGGCATACATTTTATTGCTGAAAAAATTGAGCTAAATTCTGCTGAAGCAATAAAAGATTTAGCATTTGAACTTCAAAAAACAACGCCAAATATTGTTGCCGGAATCGGAGCTAATGTTGGAGGTAAAGCTACCTTAACGTTAATTATTTCCGAAAATTTGGTGAAAGAAAAAGGGTTGAATGCAAGTAACATTATTCGCGAAATTGCGAAAGAAATAAAAGGCGGAGGAGGAGGTCAGCCTCATTTTGCAACAGCCGGAGGTACTGACAGCAGCGGAATAGAGAATGCTTTAGCGAAAATAAGTCAGTTTATTAATTAG
- a CDS encoding 1,4-dihydroxy-6-naphthoate synthase, with amino-acid sequence MNTHPLQLTLGFSPCPNDCFIFDALIHHKIDTEGISFEVYLEDVETLNKRAFSALNENSTSSLHITKLSYHAYAYLTAPYVLLDSGSALGNNCGPLLISKNTLTETDLLNAHIAIPGKYTTANFLCSWAFPKAQKKTEIVFSEIENAVLSGAVDAGLIIHENRFTYEAKGLKKIIDLGEFWESKTAMPIPLGGIVVNRDLPLELKLKVNRLIQKSIAYAFEHPNSSVDYVAQHAQEMSEEVRNKHINLYVTKYSLNLGEKGRAAVELLFQQAQELGIISKIAKPLFLS; translated from the coding sequence TTGAACACACATCCTTTACAACTAACACTTGGATTTTCGCCTTGCCCTAATGATTGCTTTATTTTTGATGCACTCATACATCACAAAATAGACACTGAAGGAATATCTTTTGAAGTGTATTTAGAAGATGTTGAAACGCTTAATAAAAGGGCATTTTCTGCTTTAAATGAAAATTCTACTTCCAGTTTACACATCACTAAATTGAGTTATCATGCATATGCTTATCTCACGGCGCCATATGTATTGTTAGATTCGGGTAGCGCATTGGGAAATAATTGCGGACCACTTTTAATTTCGAAAAACACCTTAACAGAAACTGATTTACTGAATGCACACATCGCAATACCGGGAAAATATACTACTGCAAATTTTTTATGTTCCTGGGCATTTCCAAAAGCGCAAAAGAAAACAGAAATCGTTTTTTCAGAAATTGAAAATGCAGTCTTAAGTGGTGCAGTAGACGCCGGTTTAATTATTCACGAAAATCGCTTTACATATGAAGCGAAAGGATTAAAAAAAATTATCGACCTGGGTGAATTTTGGGAAAGCAAAACCGCTATGCCTATTCCCCTTGGAGGAATCGTTGTGAATAGGGATTTGCCGCTAGAACTAAAATTAAAAGTAAACCGACTAATTCAAAAAAGCATAGCTTACGCATTTGAACATCCTAACTCGAGTGTTGACTATGTTGCACAACATGCGCAGGAAATGAGTGAAGAAGTTCGAAACAAACATATAAATTTGTATGTAACTAAGTACTCTCTTAACTTAGGTGAAAAAGGGAGAGCAGCAGTTGAATTATTATTTCAACAAGCACAAGAATTAGGAATCATTTCAAAAATAGCTAAACCACTTTTTTTATCATGA
- a CDS encoding Bax inhibitor-1/YccA family protein: MENNNWNISQTGGTQTQSNVKTFMANVFSWMFAGLAITTIAAYYFASDMSLMSTLVNERGLSILGYVVMFAPFIFVLLMGAGLNRFSYSVILTLFIAFATIMGISLSFVLLAYTASSIYTTFASASVMFGVMAVMGYTTSTDLTKLGNILMMALIGMIVASLINFFMQSSTMSYIISFIGVIVFTGLTAYDVQKLKRIGEGVEYGSESTKKLVIMGALSLYLDFINLFLSLLRLFGDRK; the protein is encoded by the coding sequence ATGGAAAACAACAATTGGAATATTTCCCAAACAGGCGGCACACAAACGCAGTCAAATGTAAAAACCTTTATGGCAAATGTTTTTTCATGGATGTTCGCAGGTCTTGCTATCACTACAATAGCCGCATATTATTTTGCTAGTGACATGTCACTAATGAGTACTTTGGTAAATGAAAGAGGATTATCTATACTTGGTTATGTAGTGATGTTTGCTCCTTTTATTTTTGTTTTGTTGATGGGAGCAGGTTTAAATCGTTTTTCTTATTCAGTAATTCTTACCTTGTTTATTGCCTTTGCAACCATAATGGGAATAAGTTTAAGTTTTGTATTACTCGCTTATACCGCATCGTCCATCTATACCACATTTGCTTCAGCTTCTGTTATGTTTGGCGTGATGGCTGTTATGGGTTACACTACCTCAACCGACCTTACCAAGTTGGGTAACATATTAATGATGGCTTTAATCGGAATGATTGTAGCAAGTTTAATTAACTTCTTTATGCAATCGAGCACCATGAGCTATATAATTAGTTTTATTGGAGTAATTGTATTTACTGGACTTACAGCTTACGATGTGCAAAAATTAAAACGCATAGGCGAAGGTGTTGAATACGGATCTGAGTCAACTAAAAAGTTAGTAATCATGGGTGCCTTAAGTTTGTACCTCGATTTTATTAATTTGTTTTTGTCATTATTGCGCTTGTTTGGCGATAGAAAATAA